TCCTAGCCAAAAGGCCTTCCCTTAACACCCTTCTAATACCTCTGTCAATTCCCCTAACACCTGTGGCATGAAAGAGCCCAATGCCCTTTTGGCCCAGGATGTGTGAGGCGAGGGAAAACAGTGTAACTCACCTCAGAGCCCAGAAAATCCTGCCCATCGTGTCTTTTTCCTGTCCTGTGCTTCAATACAGTTGCACGTAGAAAGGTTCAGGACATTCCCCAGATGCCAAGAACTTCTCTGCCAGGCAGCCTGACAgccagagctggggcagcacagctcaggcGTGTTCCTTTCACCTCTACTTTACCCTTTTCAAACGCCCTGCAGCAATGCCTCTCACCACCACGCACAGGAAACGTTCTCTACTGAATCAGCTAGGGGTAACACGCACAGCATACACAGTAAAGGCAGTAAGCCTTTTTGCCCAAAGAATCTGCTCCCATGGCTGTTCAGTGATATCCACTACACAGGTATTTAACAAAATcctttatttacatttcaacatacttaaaaaaagaaattatatatgCCAATTATTTAATGATTTCAGGAGCACGTCTGTGAAGAGGACTGGGACAGCGGGGGAACTGGTTGTAGCTGGAGCTGCATGGAGCCGGCAAAGGCCTACCCACCTGTAAGGGAGcactgaaacaaagaagaacaaacagtCCCAGATGCTCAGCAGCCACCTGCAGCATCCTACAAcaacagcactgtgcagaaGCACTGGGTGCTGCGGTGGGTACTACCTGCTGCACGCACTAGCTCACATCAAACCTGTCTCCACTCCAGGCACCTGTGTCTGGCTCTGGATTTATAACCACCACTGCCCATTTCTCCAGGCTGATTTTAAAGGATCTTTACAAATAACTCATTTAACTGTCAGAAATTGGAGGAGAGGAACCCCATTCCTGTCAAGAGgcagctgaaaggcagcagtgtgAAGAAAGACGTTTCCTAAGACCTGGCTAGAAAGCAAGCAGATGCCTAGAACTGAAGATATCCAGCTGGATATTGACTAGAGATTGTACATAAAGGctccaaagaaaaatgatcGACAGGTCTGGGCCTGAGAACAGCCTTAAAGGGGACCCAGCCCATCAGCACAGCTCTTCTCATTTGCAAGAAAGCCTATTAACAAAGCTGTCCCCATCTCCAAAAGCCTATAAATGCCCCCAGAAGTACCAAGTGACTGCACTCCATATTGTCACTTCATCAAATAGAAACATCTGAAGCACTGCAGATCTGAAAGGCTTTACTATGTTAGCAGGGATGTATCTTCACGGGTAATTTCAGACATCTTTGGAAATCATATAAAGGAAGGTTAAAAATTGTGTGGAGCTGCTTTTGTCAGTGCCTGCCTGCTGAAATTAGAAAAGTCAGCAACCAAACAGCTCATACAGCAGATTTTTGATAAGCTGCAGCCCGACACATTGAAATCTGGACAGATTTGCTTAAACGCTTGTGGTATTTTTATAGTGAagtgggcaaaaaaaaagagcaaacagaatACTCTGTGTTAGTCTGAGTTCAGCCCTGTGCCTATTGGTTTAGCCAAAAGGAAGCCTGCGTACATGCTGGAAACATCTCCCTTTGTATGAGGACAGTGGTGTTTTTCTGGATTAAGGTAAAGCTCTGTAACACACTAATTCCTCAGCCCTCCCCTGGTGGCTGTCCTATggctgcagtgaacagggagGCTCAAgtcctctttttctccagcagcttgaTTCCTGCCTGCACCACACACGgatgctctgctttctgtagcaACAGGAGAGTGCACTCAGCTGCAGGTAAAATGACCCCTTCACTCCCTCCTGCCTGAGTAATGCCAGAATTCCTCTTGCAGACCCCCTTTCATCCACTGCTTTCTGAAGCTCAGGCTTCAAGGCAGCCTAACCCCACCCAAGGCAGGGCTGACCCCATCTTCCCTCAGACTGCAACCACAAAATCCTTTCCTTCTAGTGCTGCCTTTGGTCTTTATGTAGCTTAAAGGGAAACTGCTTCAGGGAGCTAAGCTGGTAAAAAAATCATGCTAtcagagcagcattttctgaTGGTTCAGTGAGCTGAGCCAACTTTCTGCAAGCTCACACGAATGTGAAAACAAGtcaagagaaaagcaaggagCACAGAAACCCACTGTTCAGCTGCACTGGATGCCCCAGAAGACTGAGACTTACCCAATTTCTGCTCCATTGCTTTACATCTCCCCGCACTGAGAGATCACAACCGGCAGCTTGGGTTTGTTATTCGGTCCTGTGGGCACATTCTGGGGACAGTGGGATATATAATGTTACACCccataaaaacacagcaaaccCGGGGAGCGATGGGCTAAGAGGCAGCGTGCAACATCAGGAACGTTTGCACATGCCTTTTTCTCAATACCTCatggctggcagctctgctttttggATTCTCTGATGGCAGAGGCCCTCGTGCACATTTCCCAACACAAAGCAGGAGTGTGCCATGAAGTCAGTAACTGCTGTTTGTTAAACCTGCTCACTATCCTGCCATGACACCCAGTCATGGCGTATTTATCACTCCCATTTATCACTCCTATTTATCAGAACATATTATCCTGGCAGCTCATCAGAAGATTGGTTTAACTTTTCTAATTAGACACACTGATGACAGATCAGCAGAACTGATGATTTAGCATCCACTGAATAATCCTAGGCAATGGCACGGAAGAGATCTGCTTTGCACTCTTGTCTGATGGAACAGCTTTTCAATTCAGCTTCCTGAACAaatgcaaagcactgcaaatcAAGCTAGGAGAACAAAATCCCTACTCAAAGCCTAACCAGCAACCATGGGAGCACAGCATTTACAAAGTCAATCTAAATGACAGACTTTGTTGCAACGGATTTCCTATTATCTTACAATGAAGACAACTGATAATACCAGTTATCGTCATTGCTATTCCATGCTATCTATTAAACAGCAGGAGACAACAGAATAATTGCTGTTGCTCTCCCATGACTTTCCACCATGgatttcacaaagaaaaaaaggcaaattcaaCTTACTTCGATTTTTCTCATTACCAACAGCCCATCAACGATTTTACCTAGAATGAGAAAATGTATCCACTTCAGTATTGTCTGTTTTAACCTCCGCTGCCTTCCCCAACACCTCCATGAATTCTTGTTCCTCCTGAAGAGCCCTGGGCACTGCTCTCTAAACTGATAAAAGTGAGCAGGACAAGAGCTTAACGTCTGGCCTTGAAATCTTATAGCTCAAGAGGCAGTACAGGAAAAGTGAGTCATCCTCTGAAAGCACACCTCATACCTACAAACTCAACTGAAAACTCCACTTGGATGCCAGTCCACTCTGACAGTGGAGTAGAAAAGTATCCCTTCATCCTTCATCCCTTGTCCCATCTGCACTGGTATGAGGATTTATGTACTAATGTGATACAATGATCAAGGATCTGATCTGGATTAAAGAtaagctggggaaaaaatgtttccagtgaTCAATCTCAATACCTGGCTGCACAAATACCTCTGCTGGCACAACGGATGGATAAGGAACAAGCAGTCCGCAGCTGTTTATTTTAGCAGCTGTGCCACAGAAAGTGACCAAGAGCCTGTACGTCAGGCCTGTATGGCAGGTACTCACCAAACACAACGTGTTTTCCATCCAACCAGTCACATTTGGAACACGTAATGAAAAACTGACAGCCGTTAGTACTTGGACCACTGTTTGCCTGCGGgttgaaaatgtcaaaatgcaAAGCATACAGATCAGGACTTCTGAAAGCTGAAGGCAGAGACATCTCACATTGGAAAGAGCCCCCTTTTAAGCTTGTTGCTTCACAAACCAAAGGAAACAAGACAGACATTTGCAGGAGAGCACCCGTACTGGGACATGGTGCACTATCAAGTCAGGTCCTGCTATGGTGTGCAAGAGCCACAACATCTTTTTATGATAGTTCTACAAAGGCACGTTCAGCACAAGACTGCGACGCAACCTGAGCTCCAGAATGTGCTCCTGAAAAAAGGCTGAACTTCCTGGGAGGAGTACTTACTGGCTATGACATCACCTTGGTGAAATAATGTTACAAAAGATACCACGGTAACACTGCTATGGCTCTGAAATTCCCCAGTCTTTGTTTCCTCCTTGCTAAGGtgggaagaaaaggggaaagggaagaaaaagaccCTTCACTCATCACTGTACAAAATCAGCAATCATTGAGCTATTCTGAAAGCTGAGCAAACAAAGCATGTTCCTGAACTCCAAAGGTAAGGAGAAAGGATGCTGGAGGATCAGGACTCCTGCGTTACTCAATTCATGAGCACCTTCTGACTGGTACTTACAACACAGGTCTTTCAGACTTTCCATCCAACTGTTAGATTCCTATTGTCTGCCAAATATAATTTCTAAATTTAGGAAAAGGGCAGAGAGGAAATACCAAAAGCTTTCAGTCTTCACTTTATACTTACCATAGAAAGCAGGCCAGGAGCAGAATGCTTCAGCTTGAAGTTTTCATCTGCAAAAGGACCCCTATATATACTGGCTACTCCAGTGCCATCTCCCTGCACAAGAGAGGTGATTAGTCAGCCACAGCATTTGTTCTGTAGCATGAGTTtgaaa
The sequence above is a segment of the Numida meleagris isolate 19003 breed g44 Domestic line chromosome 20, NumMel1.0, whole genome shotgun sequence genome. Coding sequences within it:
- the PPIH gene encoding peptidyl-prolyl cis-trans isomerase H, whose protein sequence is MAVLAANPNNPVVFFDVTIGGQEVGRMKIELFADVVPKTAENFRQFCTGEFRKDGVPIGYKGSTFHRVIKDFMIQGGDFVNGDGTGVASIYRGPFADENFKLKHSAPGLLSMANSGPSTNGCQFFITCSKCDWLDGKHVVFGKIVDGLLVMRKIENVPTGPNNKPKLPVVISQCGEM